The proteins below are encoded in one region of Coffea arabica cultivar ET-39 chromosome 4c, Coffea Arabica ET-39 HiFi, whole genome shotgun sequence:
- the LOC113740199 gene encoding stromal cell-derived factor 2-like protein: protein MAISFFGLAIFLFLTLDSDFTSSPVSAASEGVQITYGSVIKLMHERTKFRLHSHDVPYGSGSGQQSVTGFPNVDDSNSYWIVRPVPDTNAQQGDTIKGDTIIRLQHMRTRKWLHSHLHASPISGNMEVSCFGSDGDSDTGDFWRLEIEGSGKTWRQDQRVRLRHVDTGGYLHSHDKKYTRIAGGQQEVCGVREKRPDNVWLAAEGVYLPVAESKHASS from the exons ATGGCAATCTCGTTTTTCGGTCTcgccattttcctttttcttaccCTTGACTCCGATTTCACCTCTTCCCCTGTCTCTGCCGCTTCCGAAGGCGTCCAG ATTACTTATGGGTCAGTGATCAAGTTGATGCATGAGAGAACAAAGTTTAGGCTGCATTCGCATGATGTACCATATGGCTCTGGTAGTGGGCAGCAGTCCGTCACTGGTTTTCCCAACGTTGATGACTCAAACAGCTATTGG ATTGTTAGACCTGTACCAGATACCAATGCCCAACAAGGGGATACAATCAAAGGTGATACCATCATCAGGCTGCAACACATGAGGACCAGAAAATGGTTACATAGCCACTTGCATGCATCCCCCATCTCTGGCAATATGGAG GTCAGTTGTTTTGGCAGTGATGGTGATTCTGACACCGGAGACTTTTGGAG GCTTGAAATTGAGGGAAGCGGAAAAACCTGGAGGCAAGATCAGCGGGTGAGGCTTCGCCATGTAGATACAGGTGGATACCTCCACAGTCATGATAAGAAATACACCCGCATAGCAGGGGGCCAGCAGGAG GTTTGTGGTGTTCGGGAGAAGCGCCCTGATAATGTTTGGTTGGCGGCAGAGGGTGTGTACCTCCCAGTAGCTGAAAGCAAGCATGCATCGTCATGA